One segment of Triticum aestivum cultivar Chinese Spring chromosome 2A, IWGSC CS RefSeq v2.1, whole genome shotgun sequence DNA contains the following:
- the LOC123189119 gene encoding uncharacterized protein, translated as MASNYVDTTGEEGRFHAHGHHSNSTTPTGEAASPKNTRRRWPGSASAPSGAGHRLASKCVCAPATHAGSFKCRFHRTNSQGHGHGQGQGSRPSSPPSPAAANAVPRHPASPSSSSGIVATQ; from the coding sequence ATGGCTTCCAACTACGTGGACACCACGGGGGAGGAGGGGAGGTTCCACGCCCACGGCCACCACAGCAACAGCACCACGCCGACCGGCGAGGCCGCGTCGCCCAAGAATACGCGGAGGAGATGGCCCGGGTCGGCATCGGCGCCGTCCGGCGCAGGCCACAGACTCGCTTCCAAATGCGTCTGTGCGCCGGCCACCCACgccgggtccttcaagtgccgcttccatcgtaccaactcccagggccacggccacggccagggccagggaagccgTCCTTCTTCGCCTCCTTCACCGGCCGCGGCCAacgcggtgccgcggcacccggcctcgccatcctcctcctccggcatcgtcgcgacccagtga